Proteins encoded together in one Paenibacillus sp. window:
- a CDS encoding dihydrofolate reductase: MAVEIALISAMDERRNIGRGNKLLWRLPEDMKFFRRMTKGHPVIMGRRTFESIGKPLPGRRNIVLTRDAAFAYEGVETAGSVEEALALAGDATRVCVIGGGIVYEAFLPLANVMYLTHLDHVWEGDARFPAWNEAEWKVVWEEDGPMNPDNPYSYRFREYRRA, encoded by the coding sequence ATGGCGGTGGAAATCGCGCTGATCAGCGCCATGGACGAGCGGCGGAATATCGGACGCGGCAACAAGCTGTTGTGGCGGCTTCCGGAGGATATGAAATTTTTCCGCCGAATGACGAAGGGGCATCCGGTCATTATGGGCCGACGCACGTTCGAATCGATCGGCAAGCCTCTGCCGGGCCGGCGCAATATCGTCTTGACGAGAGACGCCGCGTTCGCTTACGAGGGAGTCGAAACGGCGGGGTCCGTCGAGGAAGCGCTGGCGCTCGCGGGCGACGCGACGCGCGTGTGCGTCATCGGCGGAGGCATCGTGTACGAAGCGTTCCTTCCGCTCGCGAACGTGATGTACTTGACCCACCTCGATCACGTATGGGAGGGCGACGCGCGCTTCCCGGCTTGGAACGAAGCCGAATGGAAGGTCGTCTGGGAAGAAGACGGACCGATGAATCCGGATAATCCGTACTCGTACCGGTTCCGCGAATATCGGAGAGCATAA